A region of Neovison vison isolate M4711 chromosome 7, ASM_NN_V1, whole genome shotgun sequence DNA encodes the following proteins:
- the SESN3 gene encoding sestrin-3 isoform X2, giving the protein MSLHTQYLESFLRSQFYMLRMDGPLPLPHRHYIAIMAAARHQCSYLINMHVDEFLKTGGIAEWLNGLEYVPQRLKNLNEINKLLAHRPWLITKEHIQKLVKTGENNWSLPELVHAVVLLAHYHALASFVFGSGINPERDPEISNGFRLISVNNFCVCDLANDNNIENASLTGNNFGIVDSLSELEALMDRMKRLREEREDEEASQEEMTTRFEKEKKESLFVVSGDTFHSFPHSDFEDDMIITSDVSRYIEDPGFGYEDFARRGEEHLPTFRAQDYTWENHGFSLVNRLYSDIGHLLDEKFRMVYNLTYNTMASHEDVDTTTLRRALFNYVHCMFGIRYDDYDYGEVNQLLERSLKVYIKTVTCYPERTTKRMYDSYWRQFKHSEKVHVNLLLMEARMQAELLYALRAITRHLT; this is encoded by the exons GCTGCAGCTAGACATCAGTGTTCCTACCTAATAAACATGCACGTGGATGAATTTTTAAAGACAGGAGGTATTGCTGAGTGGTTGAATGGTTTGGAATATGTGCCGCAAAGACTGAAAAATCTTAATGAAATTAACAAGCTGCTCGCACACCGACCCTGGCTGATCACAAAAGAGCACATTCAG AAACTTGTCAAAACTGGAGAAAATAACTGGTCTCTGCCCGAGCTGGTACACGCTGTAGTCCTACTGGCACATTATCATGCTTTGGCAAGCTTTGTATTTGGTAGTGGCATCAATCCGGAGAGAGATCCAGAAATCTCCAATGGATTCAGGCTAATATCAGTCAACAATTTCTGTGTTTGTGATCTCGCCAACGATAACAACATAGAGAATGCATCCCTTACAGGCAACAACTTCGGG ATTGTCGATTCCCTAAGTGAGCTAGAGGCCTTGATGGACAGAATGAAGAGACTTCgagaagagagggaagatgaAGAGGCATCTCAGGAAGAAATGACCACTCGTtttgagaaggagaagaaggaaagtcttTTTGTGGTCTCTGGAGACACTTTTCACTCCTTTCCACATTCAG attttgaagatgacatgattataACATCTGATGTCTCCCGATATATTGAAGACCCTGGTTTTGGGTATGAGGACTTTGCCAGACGAGGAGAAGAACATTTGCCAACATTCCGAGCTCAG GACTATACCTGGGAAAATCATGGGTTCTCCCTGGTGAACAGACTTTATTCTGACATTGGACATCTTCTTGATGAGAAATTCCGCATGGTCTACAATCTCACTTATAACACTATGGCCTCCCATGAGGATGTTGACACAACCACGCTGCGCAGAGCTTTATTTAACTACGTTCACTGTATGTTTGGAATCAG GTATGATGACTATGATTATGGAGAAGTTAATCAATTACTTGAACGAAGCCTGAAGGTTTACATTAAGACAGTGACCTGCTATCCAGAGAGAACCACCAAGCGCATGTACGATAGTTACTGGCGTCAGTTCAAGCACTCAGAAAAG gTTCATGTGAATCTACTTCTAATGGAAGCGCGGATGCAGGCTGAACTCCTTTATGCGCTTCGTGCCATAACTCGGCATTTGACCTGA